A region of Equus przewalskii isolate Varuska chromosome 29, EquPr2, whole genome shotgun sequence DNA encodes the following proteins:
- the VEZT gene encoding vezatin isoform X10 — MLSNSPLYQYLQDLGHTDFEICSSLSPKPEKCTVTEGQQKPPTRALPKRGILLKVAETIQSWIFSQCNRNDDLLRKLDIGFRLDSLHTILQQEVLLQEDVELIELLDPSILSAGQPQQQENGHLPTLCSLATPNIWDVSVLFAFISLLIMLPTWWIVSSWLLWGVILFVYLIIKVLRLWRTAKLQVTLKKYNVLLEDTATNSRAFTNLVRKALRLIQETEVISRGFTLVSAACPFNKAGQHPSQHLIGLRKAVYRTVRANFQAARLATLYMLKNYPLNSESDNVTNYICVVPFKELGLGLSEEQISEEEAHNLTDGFSLPALKVLFQLWVAQSSEFFRRLALLLSTANSPPGPFLTPALLPHHILSDVTQGLPRAHSACLEELKRSYEFYRYFETQHQSVPQRLSKTQQKSRELSNIHTAVRSLQLHLKALLNEVIILEDELEKLVCTKETQELVSEAYQILEQKLKLIQPHVQASNNCWEEAISQVDKLLRRNTDKKAKPETACENPHCTVVPLMQPALHIADKDPIPEEQELEAYVDDIDMDSDFRKDDFYYLSQEDRERQKREHEESKRVLQELKSVLGFKASEAERQKWKQLLFSDHAVLKSLSPVDPVEPISNSEPSVDSDMGEVGKNDTEEENSKLSTTDNEISSRTEYLCENPLDGNNKDSSANEVFFQRAEERVCYQCDSEDESQQADVGGLATARPTPRDSSQPSIRQRLAQLHLSPDFTFTAGLAAEVAARSLSFTTMQEQTFGDEEEEQIIQENKNEVEEK; from the exons AATTCTCCACTTTACCAGTACTTACAGGATCTGGGACACACAGACTTTGAAATATGTTCTTCTCTGTcaccaaagccagaaaaatgcACAGTGACAGAGGGACAACAAAAGCCTCCTACAAGAGCCCTGCCAAAA CGAGGCATCCTGTTAAAAGTGGCTGAAACCATCCAAAGTTGGATTTTTTCTCAGTGCAATAGGAATGATGACTTACTTCGCAAGTTG GATATTGGATTCCGACTCGACTCGCTACATACCATCCTGCAACAGGAAGTCCTGTTACAAGAGGATGTGGAGCTGATTGAGCTACTTGATCCCAGTATCCTGTCTGCAGGGCAACCTCAACAACAGGAAAATGGACACCTTCCAACACTTTGCTCCCTGGCAACCCCTAATATTTG GGATGTCTCAGTGCTATTTGCCTTCATTAGTTTGCTCATTATGCTTCCCACTTGGTGGATTGTATCTTCCTGGCTGCTATGGGGAGTGATTCTGTTTGTTTATCTGATCATAAAAGTTTTGAGATTATGGAGGACAGCCAAACTACAAGTAACCCTAAAAAAATACAATGTTCTTTTGGAAGATACAGCAACAAATAGCCGAGCTTTTACTAACCTTGTGAGAAAAGCTTTACGTCTCATTCAAGAAACTGAAGTCATTTCCAGAGGATTTACACT GGTCAGTGCTGCTTGCCCATTTAATAAAGCTGGACAGCATCCCAGTCAGCATCTCATCGGTCTGCGGAAAGCTGTCTACAGAACAGTAAGAGCCAACTTTCAAGCAGCAAGGCTAGCTACCCTATATATGCTGAAAAA CTACCCCCTGAACTCTGAGAGTGACAATGTAACCAACTACATCTGTGTGGTGCCTTTTAAGGAGCTGGGCCTTGGACTTAGTGAAGAGCAGATTTCAGAAGAGGAAGCGCATAACCTTACAGATGGCTTCAGCCTGCCTGCGTTGAAG gttttgttCCAACTCTGGGTGGCACAGAGTTCAGAGTTCTTCAGACGGTTAGCCCTGTTACTTTCTACAGCTAATTCACCTCCTGGGCCGTTCCTTACTCCAGCACTTTTGCCTCATCATATTTTATCCGATGTGACTCAAGGTCTCCCTCGTGCCCATTCTGCCTGCTTGGAGGAGCTTAAGCGCAGCTATGAGTTCTATCGGTACTTTGAAACTCAGCACCAGTCAGTGCCCCAGCGTCTATCCAAAACTCAACAGAAGTCGAGAGAACTGAGCAACATTCACACAGCAGTGCGCAGCTTACAGCTCCATCTGAAAGCATTGCTGAATGA GGTAATAATTCTTGAAGATGAACTTGAAAAGCTTGTTTGTACTAAAGAAACACAAGAACTAGTGTCAGAAGCTTATCAAATCCTAGAACAGAAATTAAAGTTGATTCAGCCCCATGTTCAAGCGAGCAACAACTGCTGGGAAGAGGCCATTTCTCAAGTGGACAAACTGCTACGAAGGAACACCGATAAGAAAG CCAAGCCTGAAACAGCATGTGAAAACCCACACTGTACTGTAGTACCGTTGATGCAGCCTGCTCTACACATCGCAGACAAAGATCCCATCCCCGAGGAGCAG GAATTAGAAGCTTATGTTGATGATATAGATATGGACAGTGATTTCAGAAAGGATGATTTTTATTACTTGTctcaagaagacagagagagacagaagcgTGAGCATGAAGAATCCAAGAGGGTACTCCAAGAATTAAAATCTGTGCTGGGATTTAAAGCATCCGAGGCAGAAAGGCAGAAGTGGAAGCAACTTCTGTTTAGTGATCACG CTGTGTTGAAATCCTTGTCTCCTGTAGACCCAGTGGAACCCATAAGTAATTCAGAACCATCAGTGGATTCAGATATGGGGGAAGTTGGTAAAAATGATACTGAAGAGGAAAATAGTAAACTTTCCACAACTGACAATGAAATAAGTAGTAGGACTGAGTATTTATGTGAAAACCCTCTAGATGGTAACAATAAAGACAGTTCTGCAAATGAAGTCTTCTTCCAAAGAGCTGAAGAAAGAGTGTGTTACCAATGTGACAGTGAAGATGAATCTCAGCAGGCAGACGTAGGTGGCCTGGCCACTGCCCGTCCAACTCCCAGGGATTCGTCACAGCCCTCCATTAGGCAGAGGCTGGCACAGCTACATCTGTCACCGGATTTTACCTTCACTGCTGGCCTCGCTGCAGAAGTGGCTGCTAGATCTCTCTCCTTCACCACCATGCAGGAACAGACTTTTGGTGATGAGGAGGAAGAacaaataatacaagaaaataaaaatgaggtagAAGAAAAGTAA
- the VEZT gene encoding vezatin isoform X9, translating into MLSNSPLYQYLQDLGHTDFEICSSLSPKPEKCTVTEGQQKPPTRALPKRGILLKVAETIQSWIFSQCNRNDDLLRKLDIGFRLDSLHTILQQEVLLQEDVELIELLDPSILSAGQPQQQENGHLPTLCSLATPNIWDVSVLFAFISLLIMLPTWWIVSSWLLWGVILFVYLIIKVLRLWRTAKLQVTLKKYNVLLEDTATNSRAFTNLVRKALRLIQETEVISRGFTLLLDRVSAACPFNKAGQHPSQHLIGLRKAVYRTVRANFQAARLATLYMLKNYPLNSESDNVTNYICVVPFKELGLGLSEEQISEEEAHNLTDGFSLPALKVLFQLWVAQSSEFFRRLALLLSTANSPPGPFLTPALLPHHILSDVTQGLPRAHSACLEELKRSYEFYRYFETQHQSVPQRLSKTQQKSRELSNIHTAVRSLQLHLKALLNEVIILEDELEKLVCTKETQELVSEAYQILEQKLKLIQPHVQASNNCWEEAISQVDKLLRRNTDKKAKPETACENPHCTVVPLMQPALHIADKDPIPEEQELEAYVDDIDMDSDFRKDDFYYLSQEDRERQKREHEESKRVLQELKSVLGFKASEAERQKWKQLLFSDHAVLKSLSPVDPVEPISNSEPSVDSDMGEVGKNDTEEENSKLSTTDNEISSRTEYLCENPLDGNNKDSSANEVFFQRAEERVCYQCDSEDESQQADVGGLATARPTPRDSSQPSIRQRLAQLHLSPDFTFTAGLAAEVAARSLSFTTMQEQTFGDEEEEQIIQENKNEVEEK; encoded by the exons AATTCTCCACTTTACCAGTACTTACAGGATCTGGGACACACAGACTTTGAAATATGTTCTTCTCTGTcaccaaagccagaaaaatgcACAGTGACAGAGGGACAACAAAAGCCTCCTACAAGAGCCCTGCCAAAA CGAGGCATCCTGTTAAAAGTGGCTGAAACCATCCAAAGTTGGATTTTTTCTCAGTGCAATAGGAATGATGACTTACTTCGCAAGTTG GATATTGGATTCCGACTCGACTCGCTACATACCATCCTGCAACAGGAAGTCCTGTTACAAGAGGATGTGGAGCTGATTGAGCTACTTGATCCCAGTATCCTGTCTGCAGGGCAACCTCAACAACAGGAAAATGGACACCTTCCAACACTTTGCTCCCTGGCAACCCCTAATATTTG GGATGTCTCAGTGCTATTTGCCTTCATTAGTTTGCTCATTATGCTTCCCACTTGGTGGATTGTATCTTCCTGGCTGCTATGGGGAGTGATTCTGTTTGTTTATCTGATCATAAAAGTTTTGAGATTATGGAGGACAGCCAAACTACAAGTAACCCTAAAAAAATACAATGTTCTTTTGGAAGATACAGCAACAAATAGCCGAGCTTTTACTAACCTTGTGAGAAAAGCTTTACGTCTCATTCAAGAAACTGAAGTCATTTCCAGAGGATTTACACT TTTGCTTGACAGGGTCAGTGCTGCTTGCCCATTTAATAAAGCTGGACAGCATCCCAGTCAGCATCTCATCGGTCTGCGGAAAGCTGTCTACAGAACAGTAAGAGCCAACTTTCAAGCAGCAAGGCTAGCTACCCTATATATGCTGAAAAA CTACCCCCTGAACTCTGAGAGTGACAATGTAACCAACTACATCTGTGTGGTGCCTTTTAAGGAGCTGGGCCTTGGACTTAGTGAAGAGCAGATTTCAGAAGAGGAAGCGCATAACCTTACAGATGGCTTCAGCCTGCCTGCGTTGAAG gttttgttCCAACTCTGGGTGGCACAGAGTTCAGAGTTCTTCAGACGGTTAGCCCTGTTACTTTCTACAGCTAATTCACCTCCTGGGCCGTTCCTTACTCCAGCACTTTTGCCTCATCATATTTTATCCGATGTGACTCAAGGTCTCCCTCGTGCCCATTCTGCCTGCTTGGAGGAGCTTAAGCGCAGCTATGAGTTCTATCGGTACTTTGAAACTCAGCACCAGTCAGTGCCCCAGCGTCTATCCAAAACTCAACAGAAGTCGAGAGAACTGAGCAACATTCACACAGCAGTGCGCAGCTTACAGCTCCATCTGAAAGCATTGCTGAATGA GGTAATAATTCTTGAAGATGAACTTGAAAAGCTTGTTTGTACTAAAGAAACACAAGAACTAGTGTCAGAAGCTTATCAAATCCTAGAACAGAAATTAAAGTTGATTCAGCCCCATGTTCAAGCGAGCAACAACTGCTGGGAAGAGGCCATTTCTCAAGTGGACAAACTGCTACGAAGGAACACCGATAAGAAAG CCAAGCCTGAAACAGCATGTGAAAACCCACACTGTACTGTAGTACCGTTGATGCAGCCTGCTCTACACATCGCAGACAAAGATCCCATCCCCGAGGAGCAG GAATTAGAAGCTTATGTTGATGATATAGATATGGACAGTGATTTCAGAAAGGATGATTTTTATTACTTGTctcaagaagacagagagagacagaagcgTGAGCATGAAGAATCCAAGAGGGTACTCCAAGAATTAAAATCTGTGCTGGGATTTAAAGCATCCGAGGCAGAAAGGCAGAAGTGGAAGCAACTTCTGTTTAGTGATCACG CTGTGTTGAAATCCTTGTCTCCTGTAGACCCAGTGGAACCCATAAGTAATTCAGAACCATCAGTGGATTCAGATATGGGGGAAGTTGGTAAAAATGATACTGAAGAGGAAAATAGTAAACTTTCCACAACTGACAATGAAATAAGTAGTAGGACTGAGTATTTATGTGAAAACCCTCTAGATGGTAACAATAAAGACAGTTCTGCAAATGAAGTCTTCTTCCAAAGAGCTGAAGAAAGAGTGTGTTACCAATGTGACAGTGAAGATGAATCTCAGCAGGCAGACGTAGGTGGCCTGGCCACTGCCCGTCCAACTCCCAGGGATTCGTCACAGCCCTCCATTAGGCAGAGGCTGGCACAGCTACATCTGTCACCGGATTTTACCTTCACTGCTGGCCTCGCTGCAGAAGTGGCTGCTAGATCTCTCTCCTTCACCACCATGCAGGAACAGACTTTTGGTGATGAGGAGGAAGAacaaataatacaagaaaataaaaatgaggtagAAGAAAAGTAA
- the VEZT gene encoding vezatin isoform X4 produces MLSNSPLYQYLQDLGHTDFEICSSLSPKPEKCTVTEGQQKPPTRALPKRGILLKVAETIQSWIFSQCNRNDDLLRKLNIISIQVEPSSFFSDARTVDIGFRLDSLHTILQQEVLLQEDVELIELLDPSILSAGQPQQQENGHLPTLCSLATPNIWDVSVLFAFISLLIMLPTWWIVSSWLLWGVILFVYLIIKVLRLWRTAKLQVTLKKYNVLLEDTATNSRAFTNLVRKALRLIQETEVISRGFTLLLDRVSAACPFNKAGQHPSQHLIGLRKAVYRTVRANFQAARLATLYMLKNYPLNSESDNVTNYICVVPFKELGLGLSEEQISEEEAHNLTDGFSLPALKVLFQLWVAQSSEFFRRLALLLSTANSPPGPFLTPALLPHHILSDVTQGLPRAHSACLEELKRSYEFYRYFETQHQSVPQRLSKTQQKSRELSNIHTAVRSLQLHLKALLNEVIILEDELEKLVCTKETQELVSEAYQILEQKLKLIQPHVQASNNCWEEAISQVDKLLRRNTDKKAKPETACENPHCTVVPLMQPALHIADKDPIPEEQELEAYVDDIDMDSDFRKDDFYYLSQEDRERQKREHEESKRVLQELKSVLGFKASEAERQKWKQLLFSDHAVLKSLSPVDPVEPISNSEPSVDSDMGEVGKNDTEEENSKLSTTDNEISSRTEYLCENPLDGNNKDSSANEVFFQRAEERVCYQCDSEDESQQADVGGLATARPTPRDSSQPSIRQRLAQLHLSPDFTFTAGLAAEVAARSLSFTTMQEQTFGDEEEEQIIQENKNEVEEK; encoded by the exons AATTCTCCACTTTACCAGTACTTACAGGATCTGGGACACACAGACTTTGAAATATGTTCTTCTCTGTcaccaaagccagaaaaatgcACAGTGACAGAGGGACAACAAAAGCCTCCTACAAGAGCCCTGCCAAAA CGAGGCATCCTGTTAAAAGTGGCTGAAACCATCCAAAGTTGGATTTTTTCTCAGTGCAATAGGAATGATGACTTACTTCGCAAGTTG AATATCATCTCTATCCAGGTGGAGCCATCCTCATTCTTCAGTGATGCTAGGACTGTG GATATTGGATTCCGACTCGACTCGCTACATACCATCCTGCAACAGGAAGTCCTGTTACAAGAGGATGTGGAGCTGATTGAGCTACTTGATCCCAGTATCCTGTCTGCAGGGCAACCTCAACAACAGGAAAATGGACACCTTCCAACACTTTGCTCCCTGGCAACCCCTAATATTTG GGATGTCTCAGTGCTATTTGCCTTCATTAGTTTGCTCATTATGCTTCCCACTTGGTGGATTGTATCTTCCTGGCTGCTATGGGGAGTGATTCTGTTTGTTTATCTGATCATAAAAGTTTTGAGATTATGGAGGACAGCCAAACTACAAGTAACCCTAAAAAAATACAATGTTCTTTTGGAAGATACAGCAACAAATAGCCGAGCTTTTACTAACCTTGTGAGAAAAGCTTTACGTCTCATTCAAGAAACTGAAGTCATTTCCAGAGGATTTACACT TTTGCTTGACAGGGTCAGTGCTGCTTGCCCATTTAATAAAGCTGGACAGCATCCCAGTCAGCATCTCATCGGTCTGCGGAAAGCTGTCTACAGAACAGTAAGAGCCAACTTTCAAGCAGCAAGGCTAGCTACCCTATATATGCTGAAAAA CTACCCCCTGAACTCTGAGAGTGACAATGTAACCAACTACATCTGTGTGGTGCCTTTTAAGGAGCTGGGCCTTGGACTTAGTGAAGAGCAGATTTCAGAAGAGGAAGCGCATAACCTTACAGATGGCTTCAGCCTGCCTGCGTTGAAG gttttgttCCAACTCTGGGTGGCACAGAGTTCAGAGTTCTTCAGACGGTTAGCCCTGTTACTTTCTACAGCTAATTCACCTCCTGGGCCGTTCCTTACTCCAGCACTTTTGCCTCATCATATTTTATCCGATGTGACTCAAGGTCTCCCTCGTGCCCATTCTGCCTGCTTGGAGGAGCTTAAGCGCAGCTATGAGTTCTATCGGTACTTTGAAACTCAGCACCAGTCAGTGCCCCAGCGTCTATCCAAAACTCAACAGAAGTCGAGAGAACTGAGCAACATTCACACAGCAGTGCGCAGCTTACAGCTCCATCTGAAAGCATTGCTGAATGA GGTAATAATTCTTGAAGATGAACTTGAAAAGCTTGTTTGTACTAAAGAAACACAAGAACTAGTGTCAGAAGCTTATCAAATCCTAGAACAGAAATTAAAGTTGATTCAGCCCCATGTTCAAGCGAGCAACAACTGCTGGGAAGAGGCCATTTCTCAAGTGGACAAACTGCTACGAAGGAACACCGATAAGAAAG CCAAGCCTGAAACAGCATGTGAAAACCCACACTGTACTGTAGTACCGTTGATGCAGCCTGCTCTACACATCGCAGACAAAGATCCCATCCCCGAGGAGCAG GAATTAGAAGCTTATGTTGATGATATAGATATGGACAGTGATTTCAGAAAGGATGATTTTTATTACTTGTctcaagaagacagagagagacagaagcgTGAGCATGAAGAATCCAAGAGGGTACTCCAAGAATTAAAATCTGTGCTGGGATTTAAAGCATCCGAGGCAGAAAGGCAGAAGTGGAAGCAACTTCTGTTTAGTGATCACG CTGTGTTGAAATCCTTGTCTCCTGTAGACCCAGTGGAACCCATAAGTAATTCAGAACCATCAGTGGATTCAGATATGGGGGAAGTTGGTAAAAATGATACTGAAGAGGAAAATAGTAAACTTTCCACAACTGACAATGAAATAAGTAGTAGGACTGAGTATTTATGTGAAAACCCTCTAGATGGTAACAATAAAGACAGTTCTGCAAATGAAGTCTTCTTCCAAAGAGCTGAAGAAAGAGTGTGTTACCAATGTGACAGTGAAGATGAATCTCAGCAGGCAGACGTAGGTGGCCTGGCCACTGCCCGTCCAACTCCCAGGGATTCGTCACAGCCCTCCATTAGGCAGAGGCTGGCACAGCTACATCTGTCACCGGATTTTACCTTCACTGCTGGCCTCGCTGCAGAAGTGGCTGCTAGATCTCTCTCCTTCACCACCATGCAGGAACAGACTTTTGGTGATGAGGAGGAAGAacaaataatacaagaaaataaaaatgaggtagAAGAAAAGTAA
- the VEZT gene encoding vezatin isoform X13, with the protein MFFSVTKARKMHSDRGTTKASYKSPAKSILLKVAETIQSWIFSQCNRNDDLLRKLDIGFRLDSLHTILQQEVLLQEDVELIELLDPSILSAGQPQQQENGHLPTLCSLATPNIWDVSVLFAFISLLIMLPTWWIVSSWLLWGVILFVYLIIKVLRLWRTAKLQVTLKKYNVLLEDTATNSRAFTNLVRKALRLIQETEVISRGFTLVSAACPFNKAGQHPSQHLIGLRKAVYRTVRANFQAARLATLYMLKNYPLNSESDNVTNYICVVPFKELGLGLSEEQISEEEAHNLTDGFSLPALKVLFQLWVAQSSEFFRRLALLLSTANSPPGPFLTPALLPHHILSDVTQGLPRAHSACLEELKRSYEFYRYFETQHQSVPQRLSKTQQKSRELSNIHTAVRSLQLHLKALLNEVIILEDELEKLVCTKETQELVSEAYQILEQKLKLIQPHVQASNNCWEEAISQVDKLLRRNTDKKAKPETACENPHCTVVPLMQPALHIADKDPIPEEQELEAYVDDIDMDSDFRKDDFYYLSQEDRERQKREHEESKRVLQELKSVLGFKASEAERQKWKQLLFSDHAVLKSLSPVDPVEPISNSEPSVDSDMGEVGKNDTEEENSKLSTTDNEISSRTEYLCENPLDGNNKDSSANEVFFQRAEERVCYQCDSEDESQQADVGGLATARPTPRDSSQPSIRQRLAQLHLSPDFTFTAGLAAEVAARSLSFTTMQEQTFGDEEEEQIIQENKNEVEEK; encoded by the exons ATGTTCTTCTCTGTcaccaaagccagaaaaatgcACAGTGACAGAGGGACAACAAAAGCCTCCTACAAGAGCCCTGCCAAAA GCATCCTGTTAAAAGTGGCTGAAACCATCCAAAGTTGGATTTTTTCTCAGTGCAATAGGAATGATGACTTACTTCGCAAGTTG GATATTGGATTCCGACTCGACTCGCTACATACCATCCTGCAACAGGAAGTCCTGTTACAAGAGGATGTGGAGCTGATTGAGCTACTTGATCCCAGTATCCTGTCTGCAGGGCAACCTCAACAACAGGAAAATGGACACCTTCCAACACTTTGCTCCCTGGCAACCCCTAATATTTG GGATGTCTCAGTGCTATTTGCCTTCATTAGTTTGCTCATTATGCTTCCCACTTGGTGGATTGTATCTTCCTGGCTGCTATGGGGAGTGATTCTGTTTGTTTATCTGATCATAAAAGTTTTGAGATTATGGAGGACAGCCAAACTACAAGTAACCCTAAAAAAATACAATGTTCTTTTGGAAGATACAGCAACAAATAGCCGAGCTTTTACTAACCTTGTGAGAAAAGCTTTACGTCTCATTCAAGAAACTGAAGTCATTTCCAGAGGATTTACACT GGTCAGTGCTGCTTGCCCATTTAATAAAGCTGGACAGCATCCCAGTCAGCATCTCATCGGTCTGCGGAAAGCTGTCTACAGAACAGTAAGAGCCAACTTTCAAGCAGCAAGGCTAGCTACCCTATATATGCTGAAAAA CTACCCCCTGAACTCTGAGAGTGACAATGTAACCAACTACATCTGTGTGGTGCCTTTTAAGGAGCTGGGCCTTGGACTTAGTGAAGAGCAGATTTCAGAAGAGGAAGCGCATAACCTTACAGATGGCTTCAGCCTGCCTGCGTTGAAG gttttgttCCAACTCTGGGTGGCACAGAGTTCAGAGTTCTTCAGACGGTTAGCCCTGTTACTTTCTACAGCTAATTCACCTCCTGGGCCGTTCCTTACTCCAGCACTTTTGCCTCATCATATTTTATCCGATGTGACTCAAGGTCTCCCTCGTGCCCATTCTGCCTGCTTGGAGGAGCTTAAGCGCAGCTATGAGTTCTATCGGTACTTTGAAACTCAGCACCAGTCAGTGCCCCAGCGTCTATCCAAAACTCAACAGAAGTCGAGAGAACTGAGCAACATTCACACAGCAGTGCGCAGCTTACAGCTCCATCTGAAAGCATTGCTGAATGA GGTAATAATTCTTGAAGATGAACTTGAAAAGCTTGTTTGTACTAAAGAAACACAAGAACTAGTGTCAGAAGCTTATCAAATCCTAGAACAGAAATTAAAGTTGATTCAGCCCCATGTTCAAGCGAGCAACAACTGCTGGGAAGAGGCCATTTCTCAAGTGGACAAACTGCTACGAAGGAACACCGATAAGAAAG CCAAGCCTGAAACAGCATGTGAAAACCCACACTGTACTGTAGTACCGTTGATGCAGCCTGCTCTACACATCGCAGACAAAGATCCCATCCCCGAGGAGCAG GAATTAGAAGCTTATGTTGATGATATAGATATGGACAGTGATTTCAGAAAGGATGATTTTTATTACTTGTctcaagaagacagagagagacagaagcgTGAGCATGAAGAATCCAAGAGGGTACTCCAAGAATTAAAATCTGTGCTGGGATTTAAAGCATCCGAGGCAGAAAGGCAGAAGTGGAAGCAACTTCTGTTTAGTGATCACG CTGTGTTGAAATCCTTGTCTCCTGTAGACCCAGTGGAACCCATAAGTAATTCAGAACCATCAGTGGATTCAGATATGGGGGAAGTTGGTAAAAATGATACTGAAGAGGAAAATAGTAAACTTTCCACAACTGACAATGAAATAAGTAGTAGGACTGAGTATTTATGTGAAAACCCTCTAGATGGTAACAATAAAGACAGTTCTGCAAATGAAGTCTTCTTCCAAAGAGCTGAAGAAAGAGTGTGTTACCAATGTGACAGTGAAGATGAATCTCAGCAGGCAGACGTAGGTGGCCTGGCCACTGCCCGTCCAACTCCCAGGGATTCGTCACAGCCCTCCATTAGGCAGAGGCTGGCACAGCTACATCTGTCACCGGATTTTACCTTCACTGCTGGCCTCGCTGCAGAAGTGGCTGCTAGATCTCTCTCCTTCACCACCATGCAGGAACAGACTTTTGGTGATGAGGAGGAAGAacaaataatacaagaaaataaaaatgaggtagAAGAAAAGTAA